TCTTAACATCATCAAGAAAGACACTATTGTCAAGCTTGGGATTAAGCTTGGAACTAAGAGGATACCAGTATATCACGGAGATGCTTGGGTTGATACTGATCCAATTGATATCAAAGACTTATCTTTCCTAGATCACGATGGAAAAGAGATTATCAAATCACTAAGGAATTATGTAATACAACTACAGAAGCTGGGGAGAGCCGGTACGGTTAACTTTCCGATGTGTTAGTGTCGTTCCAAACTCTTAATTGACTTATCCCAATTAAGTTACTCAATTATTTAAGTGCTGAATCCTTATCTCAGACCCCAATTATTTTAATGTGATTGAGCATGTGTTGATTATTTTTATCACATATAATATGGACAAAAACTTTTGGAATGTCcttttattaaatagttaatttttCAACCttaaattttcatttataaGTATATCCGTTGATTCTACTATCAAATAATATTTACCATTTAGACTTTTCTCTTTTGTAATTcgaataaacattcataacatattTCTTGTTAAGAGGCAGGATTAGTGATTGAGTTAGCCAAAGTATAAAAGTGCATGTGAGagagtttccctttcttgcgtAATTTGactcgtatttttatttttttgaaatcttTCCATTCATCAACTGTTCCACCATTGTTGAACAGGTTATCGGTGTTATTGTCTAAGATTGCCTTAATATGATTCATGACATAATATTTGTGAGATTCTATGATAATTGCTCAGATTTACTGAATATACATATAATACATAAGTTTTGCGACAATGTGACAAAATATTTATTGCTGTTGTAGATTGACCAAACCATTGCCAGATTGCCTTCTTTTATAGACACAAATATGTCATCATATCCCCACTCACCAAATATCTgcactttttaattttttcactTGTGCTTTTGCTCTGTGATATGGCATCCGTTACGTGTATTTATTCTATTTAAGCGAATTGGAGAAAGGATAGGTTAAACAACAGAAGGCAATCCCTTACTCACTGTTCCTGGTGGGAAAACAACTGAGAGAGTGATAGGTGGTAACAAATGGAGAAGAACAACGGATATTCACATGATGCGCTTCcatatgatttgattgagaagtTGAAGAATATCACCAATTGGGATGAGTGGGCTTCTCCTTGGACATATGCCGAGGAACAGATGTGGTGGTTGGCTATACCTAGAAAATTTTCAGTGTCAACTCGCTGAAGATGATGGTGCATATAGTTTATATATGGGATTAAGAAGAATCAAGAGCTCTCTGAAATCCAAAATTAGAATAAATCAATATTTGTATCTTCCTGCGATGATTTCAAATATTTGGCAATAAATGGGAAATATTTAGTCATGAATGTTGCTTTTttcgtattttttttttgtttttattgctTGGTTCTTTCCCTCACATTATCATATATATTCTGGTGTTTCAGATTTTTCTGGTGTGGTTCCCTGTCTCGTCTGTATAAACATAAACTTGTGTTACTGCTGTGAAATAATTCAAACTCTGGTTTCACAATGAATCTATACTTTGTACTAGAAGTAGGGAACCTTTTTAATTGACTTGTTGCCACAATTTCAGTGCCGTTAGCGTGCATGCTTGTGTAACCGATCTCAGCTTGAGGCAATGATTCATGTCATGGATCAGAAATTTCTACATCTAAAATTATATTAGCGGATCTGGCACTTAAGTCTCATAAAACCTCCCTCTATTAGAAAGTTCCAAATCTAAGATTATATCATCAAGTCACACTTAGTCAGATAAAGCCTTTTGGGCTAATTGCATTAGGCCCCCTATGAAAAgtttaaaaaacataaaacctctaaaaaaattattatcagGCTATTATatcctcaattttttttaaaagcaggCACATTTAAGCACTGTGTTAAAAATCTCAAGCACATTTACTCCATTTTTCAGGGGTTTTATGCCTGATTTTTAATAACACATTGTTTAAAATGCAATTAATTTTACACAAggggttttttgtttttttgaattttacgAGGATGCTGATGCAATTTGCCCAAAATCTTTTCTTGGGTACTATTCTATGTGGTTCCTTGTACATTATCTTCTTATACTCCAAAATGCATCCTAACATTACGTCTACTCATCCATAATAGTGGAGACTATGATTTATGTGTTATGGGTTAAGTTTCAATCTTCTGTATTGAAATACTAATGCTGAGAACGATATAGCCTCCTGTTATTATAAGTTGTGGTGATATGAAAATGAGGCAATATGTTGCTTTATGTCATGAAGAATCCAGAGTACTTTGTTTTACAGTTGTTCAGCTACTGTGCTACAATTATCAGTGGAAGATTGTGACTTGGGATGGATTCTAAAGATTTATTGCTGGAAATTGGTAAAGATGATGTTGGAATTTTACAGGGTTTGGAATTGGCAAACTTGGGCGAAAGTTCCAGGCTCAAGCTTGAT
The sequence above is a segment of the Primulina tabacum isolate GXHZ01 chromosome 6, ASM2559414v2, whole genome shotgun sequence genome. Coding sequences within it:
- the LOC142548884 gene encoding uncharacterized protein LOC142548884 is translated as MAVFHGLHKFSVLFFPLARCLDKNEKGIVDRRQEIEYADPSRTELVPVKANFRIDWHTLNIIKKDTIVKLGIKLGTKRIPVYHGDAWVDTDPIDIKDLSFLDHDGKEIIKSLRNYVIQLQKLGRAGFGIGKLGRKFQAQA